One Salarias fasciatus chromosome 9, fSalaFa1.1, whole genome shotgun sequence DNA segment encodes these proteins:
- the LOC115394498 gene encoding glycine--tRNA ligase has protein sequence MLLLLRSAASALLRTSPEIRSLCSLLTVHCGRYQPRNRPLSTSVRLCRKKKKTSLWLQLAEGQTMDGNIEEILAPLRLAVKEQGDLVRQMKQDGAPDVDVTKAVAELKARKRTLEAKELALQPKDDIVDRTKMEDTLKRRFFYDQAFAIYGGVSGLYDFGPVGCALKNNILQAWRQHFIQEEQILEIDCTMLTPEPVLKTSGHVDKFADYMVKDVKNGECFRADHLLKAHLQKLMSDKKCSAEKKAEMEEVITQMDNFTQQELTDLFVKYSVKSPTTGNELTAPISFNLMFQTSIGPGGNMPGYLRPETAQGIFLNFKRLLEFNQGKLPFAAAQIGNSFRNEISPRSGLIRVREFTMAEIEHFVDPAEKSHPKFSSVADLDIILYSSKAQTSGQSAQVMRLGDAVEQGVINNSVLGYFIGRIYLYLTKVGIAKDKLRFRQHMDNEMAHYACDCWDAETKTSYGWIEIVGCADRSCFDLKCHSRATKVPLVAEKPLKEPKTVNVVQFEPNKGAIGKAYKKDAKIAMEYLSVCDECFITEQEQLLNETGEFTIETEGKTFKLTKDMVSVKRFQKTLHVEEVVPNVIEPSFGIGRIMYTIFEHTFHVREGDEQRTFFSFPATVAPYKCSVLPLSQNQEFMPFVKELSEAMTKNGVSHKVDDSSGSIGRRYARTDEIGVAFGITIDFDTVNKTPHTATLRDRDSMRQIRAEVGELPVIVRDLANGTLTWAEVESKYPIFEGQETSKKDTVEE, from the exons atgcttcttcttctccgtaGCGCAGCATCAGCACTGCTGAGGACCAGCCCGGAGATCCGCTCCCTCTGTTCCCTGCTCACGGTCCACTGTGGTCGCTACCAGCCCCGAAACAGGCCGCTTTCCACGTCGGTCCGCCTGTgtaggaagaagaagaagacgagcCTGTGGCTGCAACTGGCGGAAGGACAAACCATGGACGGAAACATCGAGGAGATTCTCGCCCCTCTGAGGCTCGCAGTCAAAGAACAG GGAGACCTGGTGCGCCAAATGAAACAGGACGGCGCTCCAGATGTGGATGTTACTAAAGCTGTGGCCGAGCTGAAAGCCAGGAAGAGGACTCTGGAGGCTAAG GAACTGGCATTGCAACCCAAAGATGACATCGTTGACAGAACCAAGATGGAGGATACCCTCAAGCGGCGCTTCTTCTATGACCAGGCCTTCGCCATTTATGGCG GTGTGAGCGGCCTGTATGACTTCGGCCCTGTGGGCTGCGCCCTGAAGAACAACATCCTGCAGGCCTGGAGACAACACTTCATCCAGGAGGAGCAGATCCTGGAGATCGACTGCACCATGCTGACCCCGGAGCCCGTCCTCAA GACTTCAGGACATGTGGACAAATTTGCTGACTACATGGTTAAAGATGTCAAAAATGGTGAATGCTTCAGGGCCGACCACCTCCTCAAAG CGCATCTCCAGAAGCTGATGTCTGATAAGAAGTGTTCTGCAGAGAAGAAGGCTGAGATGGAGGAGGTCATCACTCAG ATGGACAACTTCACCCAACAAGAGCTGACCGACCTCTTCGTGAAGTACAGCGTGAAGTCTCCGACCACAGGAAACGAGCTCACAGCCCCCATCTCCTTCAATCTGATGTTCCAGACGTCCATCGGGCCGGGCGGGAACATGCCAGG CTACCTGCGGCCTGAAACAGCTCAGGGAATCTTTCTTAACTTCAAGCGTCTTCTAGAGTTTAACCAGGGGAAACTGCCCTTTGCTGCTGCTCAAATAGGAAACTCCTTCAGGAACGAAATCTCTCCTCGCTCTGGACTCATCCGCGTTAG AGAGTTCACCATGGCTGAGATCGAGCACTTTGTGGACCCTGCGGAGAAGTCCCACCCCAAATTCTCCAGTGTAGCCGACCTGGACATCATCCTGTACTCCTCCAAGGCTCAGACCAGCGGCCAGTCGGCACAGGTCATGAGGCTGGGCGACGCCGTGGAGCAG GGAGTGATCAATAACTCCGTCCTGGGCTATTTCATCGGGAGGATCTACCTCTACCTTACTAAAGTTGGTATCGCCAAAGACAAGCTGCGTTTCCGACAGCACATGGACAACGAGATGGCTCATTACGCCTGTGACTGCTGGGACGCCGAAACCAAAACCTCTTAC GGCTGGATCGAGATTGTGGGCTGCGCTGACCGGTCTTGTTTTGATCTGAAATGCCACTCAAGAGCCACCAAGGTCCCGCTGGTTGCCGAGAAGCCTTTAAAAGAACCG AAAACTGTAAATGTCGTCCAGTTTGAGCCCAACAAAGGTGCCATTGGCAAGGCCTACAAGAAGGACGCCAAGATCGCCATGGAGTATCTGTCCGTGTGCGACGAGTGCTTCATCacagagcaggagcagctgctcaacGAGACGGG AGAGTTCACCATCGAGACAGAGGGCAAGACGTTCAAACTCACAAAGGACATGGTCAGCGTGAAGCGGTTCCAGAAGACTCTGCACG TGGAGGAGGTCGTTCCCAATGTAATCGAGCCGTCGTTCGGCATCGGTAGAATCATGTACACCATCTTCGAGCACACATTCCACGTTAGGGAAGGCGATGAACAGAGAACG TTCTTCAGCTTCCCTGCGACGGTAGCTCCATACAAATGTTCCGTCCTGCCTCTGAGTCAAAACCAAGAATTCATGCCGTTCGTAAAGGAATTAT CTGAGGCAATGACCAAAAACGGCGTGTCTCACAAAGTGGACGACTCGTCAGGATCCATCGGGAGACGCTACGCCCGGACAGATGAGATCGGCGTGGCGTTCGGCATCACCATCGACTTCGACACAGTGAACAAGACTCCGCACACGGCCACCCTGAGAGACCGCGACTCAATGAGGCAAATCCGGGCCGAG GTCGGCGAGCTGCCTGTGATCGTTCGAGACTTGGCAAACGGCACGCTGACCTGGGCGGAGGTGGAGAGCAAGTACCCCATCTTCGAGGGACAGGAGACCAGCAAGAAGGACACAGTCGAAGAGTAA